A genomic stretch from Bacillus sp. N1-1 includes:
- a CDS encoding tyrosine-type recombinase/integrase encodes MICFEGDTEKISHLKKTTKKPANNRFFRRFRHSIFELIPLFSAYTLLYLIQGLQYCSCICIPDNEPTEYWEGSDHQYLFHKGLGSPLYFTTPTTKWSRIVEKYKLKKIRLHDLHHSMVALLMEEDNVNLPAIQKRARHSSSKITSDIYGNISKKRAIQTASQFDKYAPNKNSVNKSSPH; translated from the coding sequence ATGATTTGTTTCGAAGGAGATACGGAGAAAATCTCCCATCTTAAAAAAACCACTAAAAAACCTGCAAATAACAGGTTTTTTCGACGGTTCCGCCACTCCATCTTTGAACTGATTCCATTATTTTCAGCTTACACACTTCTCTATTTGATACAAGGTCTGCAATATTGTTCCTGTATTTGTATTCCTGATAATGAGCCGACTGAATATTGGGAAGGGAGCGATCACCAGTATCTTTTTCATAAAGGATTAGGAAGTCCTCTCTATTTTACAACGCCTACTACAAAGTGGAGTCGAATAGTTGAGAAATACAAATTGAAAAAAATTCGTCTTCATGATTTACACCATAGCATGGTCGCTCTTTTAATGGAAGAAGACAACGTGAATTTACCAGCCATTCAGAAACGAGCTCGTCATTCAAGTTCGAAAATCACTTCAGATATCTATGGCAATATTTCTAAAAAAAGAGCTATACAAACTGCAAGCCAATTTGATAAATATGCTCCAAATAAAAATTCGGTCAACAAATCGTCACCACACTAA
- a CDS encoding HIRAN domain-containing protein: MPKDNEKLLVSWKGPKTKQNFFVGLLSKNQTLNGLNYKFIYIHEVVLQAEKEGFVPFVGLKDINKEYNSDKLFSVFERRLPNQSRNIFKKFIDDYQLQSSNAVTWEYLKITKGRTATDTLSFLEPVYIEGDKLSYNGEVAGWSFTKNNNVCLKVNDKLNLRYHKENEKDDKAVEIVDPVNNNERVGYIQKPFNKVFFSLMEKGYNLSGYVESMDSIDRRPTIAVEEKISMTDIDKMELKYLIENK, translated from the coding sequence ATGCCCAAAGATAACGAAAAATTATTAGTATCATGGAAAGGTCCAAAGACCAAACAAAATTTTTTTGTTGGATTATTATCTAAAAACCAAACTCTTAATGGATTAAATTATAAATTTATCTATATTCATGAGGTTGTATTACAAGCAGAAAAAGAAGGATTTGTGCCATTTGTTGGGTTGAAAGATATTAACAAAGAATATAATAGCGATAAGCTATTCTCTGTTTTCGAAAGAAGATTACCTAACCAAAGTCGAAATATTTTCAAAAAATTCATTGATGATTATCAGCTCCAATCAAGTAATGCTGTAACATGGGAATATTTGAAAATCACGAAAGGGAGAACTGCTACTGATACCTTATCATTTCTAGAGCCAGTGTATATTGAAGGTGATAAACTAAGCTATAATGGTGAGGTTGCAGGTTGGTCCTTTACAAAAAACAATAACGTTTGTTTGAAGGTTAATGATAAACTGAACTTACGTTACCACAAAGAAAATGAAAAAGATGATAAAGCAGTTGAAATTGTGGATCCAGTAAATAACAATGAACGAGTAGGGTATATTCAAAAGCCATTCAACAAAGTGTTTTTTAGTTTGATGGAAAAAGGATATAATTTATCAGGATACGTTGAATCAATGGATTCGATTGACCGGAGACCAACAATAGCTGTAGAAGAAAAGATTTCTATGACGGACATTGATAAAATGGAGTTAAAATATTTAATTGAGAATAAGTAA
- a CDS encoding HipA domain-containing protein, which produces MDHYSIVDISSWNYENINVSGSKEKRWYRSSDKKQLALFKLPVSMTSDSSNAEGESTGEVWSEKICCEIGKYIGFPTHDVDIGALSIDEEALEYYGLNGERIQIGDKVFGALCWSFLNDDKYSLVEGADMIMDFDETYDRDTLQGETEIYNFDLLYRLFYDNGILDYLFKMILFDSLIGNTDRHQDNFGVIRNEETGQHKFAPFYDNSSSLGREMNERRIKLMLQDQRMFDSYIFGKKSSTLIRWGNPWTKKRLNILELYEKVRNEYPQEVNKYLPNIAKLTDNVLENIINKVPAIVMSEPKKELVNKILKTRRDYLIR; this is translated from the coding sequence ATGGATCATTATTCTATTGTTGACATCTCTAGTTGGAATTATGAAAACATTAATGTTTCGGGATCAAAAGAAAAACGCTGGTATCGCTCCTCAGATAAAAAACAATTAGCACTCTTTAAATTACCTGTTTCTATGACAAGTGATAGTTCGAATGCTGAAGGGGAGTCTACTGGAGAAGTGTGGTCTGAAAAAATATGTTGTGAAATCGGAAAATACATAGGTTTTCCTACACATGACGTAGATATTGGTGCTCTTTCAATTGATGAGGAAGCTTTAGAGTACTATGGATTGAATGGGGAAAGAATTCAAATTGGAGACAAGGTGTTTGGAGCATTATGTTGGTCTTTTCTAAACGATGATAAATATAGTTTAGTTGAAGGTGCTGACATGATAATGGATTTTGATGAAACCTACGATCGAGATACATTACAAGGTGAAACTGAGATATATAATTTTGATTTATTATATAGACTTTTTTATGATAATGGAATTTTAGATTATTTGTTTAAGATGATTTTATTCGACTCATTAATAGGTAATACTGATCGTCATCAGGATAATTTCGGAGTGATTAGAAACGAAGAAACCGGACAACATAAATTTGCACCATTCTATGATAATTCCTCTTCATTAGGAAGAGAAATGAATGAAAGACGGATAAAACTTATGTTACAAGATCAAAGAATGTTTGATTCTTATATATTTGGAAAGAAATCTTCCACACTCATACGTTGGGGAAATCCATGGACTAAAAAAAGGCTGAACATATTAGAGTTGTATGAGAAAGTGAGAAATGAATATCCACAAGAAGTTAATAAATATTTGCCTAATATCGCTAAGCTTACTGATAACGTCTTAGAAAATATAATTAATAAGGTTCCAGCGATAGTAATGTCGGAACCTAAAAAAGAGTTAGTAAACAAAATTTTAAAAACTAGAAGAGATTATTTAATAAGGTAG
- a CDS encoding helix-turn-helix domain-containing protein has translation MMKKYRGIEDFPIILTAKDISEILHVSKPTAYEIMNRPDFPVMKFGRSKRVLKTEFFKWISTNSS, from the coding sequence ATGATGAAAAAGTATAGGGGAATTGAAGATTTCCCTATAATTTTGACTGCAAAAGATATTAGTGAAATTTTACATGTATCAAAACCAACTGCTTATGAAATTATGAACCGGCCTGACTTCCCGGTAATGAAGTTTGGAAGAAGTAAAAGGGTTTTAAAAACAGAGTTTTTTAAATGGATATCAACTAACAGTAGTTAA
- the istB gene encoding IS21-like element helper ATPase IstB, translated as MSELYESLQEKCRALRLAETAKELPRFLREAEAKSWTYHELIYEILTYETQCRERKNSEKLMKWAEFPEYLTFDQFRLEEQSAIGEKQLNVLKELSWIEECFTLIMMGPTGAGKTHLSTALGIHAIERGYQVSFVSMERLIYVLKSKEYISKSKTRYKRIMNSELIIIDDVMYMAYEPQDAHLFFQFIYEMYDKAAFILTSNKGPNEWGKFLGDTTLTTAILDRLLHRSEILTFSEKQHSIRMKYRKVLFESQGVDS; from the coding sequence ATGAGTGAATTATACGAGTCATTACAAGAAAAGTGCAGAGCCTTACGACTCGCAGAAACGGCCAAAGAGCTGCCACGCTTTTTAAGAGAAGCAGAGGCGAAAAGCTGGACTTACCATGAGCTTATCTATGAGATCCTGACATATGAAACCCAGTGTAGAGAACGTAAAAACAGTGAGAAATTGATGAAATGGGCTGAGTTTCCTGAATACCTCACTTTTGATCAATTTCGCCTTGAAGAACAGTCAGCAATTGGTGAAAAACAGCTTAATGTACTAAAAGAATTATCCTGGATTGAGGAATGTTTCACGCTGATTATGATGGGTCCTACAGGAGCTGGCAAAACACACCTCTCAACAGCACTCGGTATCCACGCCATTGAGCGTGGATACCAGGTATCGTTTGTATCAATGGAGCGATTAATTTATGTATTAAAGTCTAAAGAATATATCAGCAAATCAAAAACCAGATATAAGCGCATTATGAATTCAGAATTAATTATTATCGATGATGTCATGTATATGGCTTATGAGCCTCAGGATGCCCATTTATTCTTTCAATTTATCTACGAAATGTATGATAAAGCAGCGTTTATTCTTACATCAAATAAAGGGCCTAACGAATGGGGAAAGTTTTTAGGAGACACTACACTCACAACAGCGATATTAGATCGTTTACTTCACCGAAGTGAAATTCTGACATTTAGTGAAAAACAACACAGCATACGTATGAAATACCGAAAGGTATTGTTCGAAAGCCAAGGTGTTGATTCTTAA
- the istA gene encoding IS21 family transposase, which yields MIYHEIHQLKKEGFTNSAISRKLGVSRNTVIEYLGLSVDEFMAFVHSLQTREKKLDPYRDHILTWLNEHNDLSSAQIHDWLQEKLNVKHVSEGTVRNYVKEIRELYHIPKQVSTRTFGAIPELPMGKQMQADFGEMRVPSTNGDSVKLYFVGFVLSHSRFKYVEWLNRPFRTEDLIHMQENAFQHFGGITEEIVYDQDRLLAVSENAGDIIFTAAFTKYHQTRKFKVYLCRKADPQSKGKVEQLVKYVKHNFAKNRTFDNLLDWQSSCMKWLERTGNYKKHHNTKKRPVEVHALEKPHLQKVSGTYIFKNVSTDIITRKVHKDNVIRYEGNRYSVPLGTFRNDHHNHVYLQVEAPYLIIREERNGQLIAKHTISSEKGLVITSPEHRERNRTKRDLLIQQLYQNLPNEDLVTWLVKELQEQYPRHLTDQLKVVLDISKRYPDSIEEAIIKMKKLQMKSSHELRDIAVSLEVEKKKQVKLIGTENEKYKSLAAPERHEDIYLHVLQGGLK from the coding sequence ATGATTTATCACGAGATTCATCAATTGAAAAAAGAAGGTTTCACTAATAGTGCAATTTCTAGGAAATTAGGGGTATCAAGAAACACAGTCATCGAGTATTTAGGATTGTCAGTAGACGAGTTTATGGCATTCGTTCATTCCTTACAGACTAGAGAAAAGAAACTTGATCCCTATCGGGATCACATTCTAACCTGGTTAAATGAACACAATGATTTGAGTAGTGCACAAATTCATGATTGGCTTCAGGAGAAACTAAACGTTAAGCATGTTTCAGAGGGCACCGTGAGGAATTATGTAAAGGAAATTAGAGAGCTTTATCACATTCCTAAGCAGGTATCTACCAGAACATTTGGAGCGATACCAGAGCTGCCGATGGGTAAACAAATGCAAGCGGACTTTGGAGAAATGAGAGTTCCTAGTACAAATGGGGATTCAGTAAAGCTCTACTTTGTAGGCTTTGTGCTTTCACACTCTAGATTCAAATACGTTGAATGGTTGAACCGTCCTTTTCGAACAGAAGACCTAATACATATGCAAGAAAATGCTTTTCAGCATTTTGGGGGCATAACAGAAGAGATTGTTTATGATCAGGATCGTTTACTAGCTGTTAGTGAAAATGCAGGAGATATCATCTTCACAGCTGCTTTTACAAAGTATCACCAAACAAGAAAATTCAAAGTATACCTCTGTAGGAAAGCCGATCCTCAATCAAAAGGAAAAGTAGAGCAGTTAGTTAAATACGTAAAACATAACTTTGCCAAGAATCGTACATTTGATAATCTTTTAGACTGGCAATCTTCTTGTATGAAGTGGCTTGAAAGAACCGGAAATTATAAGAAACATCATAATACGAAAAAAAGACCAGTTGAAGTGCACGCCCTGGAAAAGCCGCATCTTCAAAAGGTCTCTGGTACCTACATTTTCAAAAATGTATCTACAGATATTATAACAAGAAAGGTACACAAGGACAATGTCATTCGTTATGAGGGAAACCGTTATAGCGTACCGTTAGGTACTTTCAGAAATGACCATCATAACCATGTGTATCTACAAGTTGAAGCACCCTATTTAATCATTCGAGAAGAAAGAAACGGTCAATTGATTGCGAAGCATACGATCTCTTCTGAAAAAGGATTAGTCATTACGAGTCCTGAACATCGTGAACGCAATCGAACAAAACGTGATCTTCTCATTCAACAACTATATCAGAATCTACCTAACGAGGATCTGGTTACATGGCTAGTAAAGGAATTACAAGAACAGTATCCACGCCATCTAACAGATCAATTAAAGGTTGTATTAGATATCTCCAAGCGTTATCCAGACTCAATCGAAGAAGCCATCATAAAGATGAAAAAACTACAGATGAAAAGTTCTCATGAGCTTAGGGACATTGCGGTCTCACTTGAAGTTGAAAAGAAGAAACAAGTTAAACTTATAGGGACCGAAAATGAAAAGTACAAAAGTTTAGCTGCGCCTGAACGACATGAAGACATCTATCTTCATGTCTTACAAGGGGGGCTTAAGTAA
- a CDS encoding site-specific integrase, whose translation MVLTKHIKIENKSETQVIKKTQKNIYKCKKKNTLNFTIGIQEFKKYMEESNYCSAIDHSTRVKYFTKVLYKELGYPEKTEDYKIKPIHIEIFEKHLQEKINKGSISVPTSYVYLLSIRHFCEFLSIRKVINFVYTIPQHFRSNAKRSNEYVEVEAILKLINSVNSRDNAIKFRNISIILLILETGCRPIEVCNINISDLNFSERTIILRSVKSGQRKLLLNKELIKILKLYLSTRELYHPSSNSFFLRINGLRISRKSITNMFHQESIRAFGYKYISAKALRHTYATNAIDSGTHIEDLSNSMGHKHWISTYYYVNKNVNRLLKNTLIYNPFIMSGADENANKNPK comes from the coding sequence ATGGTTTTAACAAAACACATAAAAATTGAAAACAAAAGCGAAACCCAAGTTATTAAGAAAACACAAAAAAACATTTATAAGTGTAAGAAAAAAAACACCTTGAATTTTACCATAGGCATACAAGAATTCAAGAAATATATGGAAGAATCAAACTACTGTAGCGCTATAGATCATTCTACTAGAGTTAAGTACTTTACAAAAGTATTATATAAGGAACTTGGTTATCCCGAGAAAACTGAAGATTATAAAATCAAACCAATTCACATAGAAATTTTCGAAAAACACCTTCAAGAAAAAATCAACAAGGGGAGTATTTCCGTACCAACTTCTTATGTATACTTGCTCAGCATTAGGCATTTTTGTGAATTTCTTTCAATAAGAAAAGTCATTAACTTTGTATACACCATACCTCAACATTTCAGGTCAAACGCTAAAAGATCAAATGAATACGTTGAAGTAGAAGCCATATTGAAATTAATTAACAGTGTTAATTCTAGAGACAATGCTATTAAATTTAGAAATATTTCAATTATCCTCTTAATATTAGAAACTGGATGCAGGCCTATTGAAGTCTGTAATATTAACATCTCAGATTTAAATTTCTCAGAAAGAACTATTATTTTAAGAAGTGTAAAATCAGGTCAAAGAAAATTATTGTTAAATAAAGAATTAATTAAGATACTAAAACTATATTTATCCACCAGAGAATTATACCATCCTAGTTCCAATTCTTTTTTCTTGAGAATAAATGGGTTAAGAATTAGTAGGAAATCCATTACAAATATGTTCCATCAAGAAAGTATAAGAGCATTTGGCTATAAATATATTTCTGCTAAAGCCTTAAGACATACGTATGCAACAAACGCGATTGATAGTGGAACTCATATAGAAGATCTCTCTAATTCAATGGGACATAAGCACTGGATTTCTACTTATTATTATGTAAATAAAAATGTTAATAGGTTATTAAAGAACACCCTTATATACAATCCTTTTATTATGAGTGGAGCTGATGAAAATGCCAATAAAAATCCAAAGTAG
- a CDS encoding tyrosine-type recombinase/integrase, whose protein sequence is MPIKIQSSFDYNKVCEDLGIKLEDLLSLVNQNGVRKEIKTFTTLEVIDLFIDHLIIQKDIYSSNTLKYYFSFLNRYRAFLTSTNEVSYINDLNEDSIMRFLLSNNIKSKGTINTYKSITRKLLRFAHEHQYLEKDIRYKFPKHKYHLLPKYFSDEQINLILKRSLNRTNGYRWRAVFITLLGTGLRVSELVNLKVKDIDFEKQLIFTTGKGNKERYIPLFPEVKTALSHYFDLIRLNLIQASPNCYLFSKDYDSNKSKPLSIRSVQYNLEQILNELEYHNSLSVHSFRHTFAVNCLRAGMKLEYLSQILGHTDPKTTSIYTKLFPHDLRDKVISKYPIPFEKLINEIIKE, encoded by the coding sequence ATGCCAATAAAAATCCAAAGTAGTTTCGATTACAATAAAGTTTGTGAAGATCTTGGAATAAAGTTAGAAGATCTGCTCTCTTTAGTTAATCAAAATGGAGTAAGAAAAGAAATTAAAACATTCACTACTCTAGAAGTAATAGATCTATTTATTGATCATTTAATTATTCAAAAAGACATTTATTCTTCTAACACTCTTAAATATTATTTTAGTTTTTTGAATAGGTATAGAGCTTTCTTGACGTCTACTAATGAGGTAAGTTACATCAATGATTTAAATGAAGATTCAATTATGCGTTTCTTGCTAAGCAATAACATCAAATCAAAAGGAACCATAAATACTTATAAATCTATTACAAGGAAATTATTACGTTTCGCACATGAACATCAATACCTAGAAAAAGATATTAGATATAAATTTCCAAAACACAAATATCACTTATTACCAAAGTATTTTTCTGATGAACAAATCAATCTTATATTAAAAAGGAGTTTGAATAGAACTAACGGATATCGTTGGAGAGCAGTATTTATCACTCTCCTAGGAACTGGACTGAGAGTGAGTGAATTAGTTAACCTTAAAGTAAAAGACATAGATTTTGAAAAACAACTGATATTTACTACAGGAAAAGGAAATAAAGAGAGATACATACCTTTATTTCCTGAAGTTAAAACAGCACTTTCACACTATTTCGATTTAATTCGTCTTAATTTAATTCAAGCAAGCCCTAATTGTTATCTCTTTAGCAAAGATTATGATAGCAACAAATCAAAACCACTATCAATAAGAAGTGTTCAATATAATTTGGAACAGATATTAAATGAACTAGAATACCACAATAGCTTATCTGTACATTCATTTAGACACACTTTTGCTGTTAACTGTTTAAGAGCTGGAATGAAGTTAGAATATCTCAGTCAAATATTAGGGCACACAGATCCAAAAACAACTTCTATATATACTAAATTATTCCCTCACGATTTAAGAGATAAAGTTATAAGTAAGTATCCAATACCTTTTGAAAAATTAATAAATGAAATAATAAAGGAGTAA
- a CDS encoding site-specific integrase: MKTLLEEIDSFLSFSDFAEGTKRIYSKKLKEFTKYLSNITCTNEVEIHLKKIFVVTDIKDEIVTYRPINASIVDQFIISNLSKGPSWILTTKKSLGSFFKYLYRKYDFNNIMKNLSFDFRSVHQHKKPVRILSRHELLKFFHSIISHSRNLEQDLFVFTILITTGCRISELINLKIQDINWDEGTIILPETKNKVQRMIILRPELINAISIYIEQNNLNIDDHLFSINYYKVRSVLKLYLGKANLPSVTIHSLRHSFATLMYESDCDISFIKQILGHSGIEITREYIHPHFIRNINIKNKENLYVFEKFKINTNM, from the coding sequence ATGAAAACTCTTTTGGAGGAAATAGATTCATTTCTTAGTTTTAGTGATTTTGCTGAAGGAACGAAACGTATATATTCAAAAAAATTAAAGGAATTCACTAAATATCTATCTAATATTACCTGCACTAATGAGGTGGAAATTCATTTGAAAAAAATCTTCGTAGTCACTGATATTAAGGATGAAATTGTTACATATAGACCTATTAATGCCTCAATTGTTGATCAGTTCATAATATCGAATTTAAGTAAAGGCCCTAGTTGGATACTGACTACTAAGAAATCTTTAGGGAGTTTTTTTAAATACTTATATAGAAAATATGATTTTAATAACATCATGAAAAACTTATCTTTTGATTTTCGAAGTGTTCACCAGCATAAAAAACCTGTTCGAATTTTAAGTCGGCACGAGTTGCTTAAATTCTTTCACTCAATCATTTCTCACAGTAGAAATTTAGAGCAGGATTTATTTGTTTTCACTATATTAATCACTACAGGTTGTAGAATTTCTGAACTAATAAATCTAAAAATACAAGACATAAACTGGGATGAAGGAACAATTATTTTACCAGAAACAAAAAACAAAGTGCAGAGAATGATTATCTTAAGACCAGAATTAATCAATGCTATATCAATATATATTGAGCAAAACAACCTTAATATTGATGACCATTTGTTTTCAATAAATTACTACAAAGTTAGGTCGGTTCTTAAGTTATATCTGGGTAAAGCTAATCTACCTTCTGTGACAATTCATTCATTGAGACACTCATTCGCAACTTTAATGTATGAATCAGACTGTGATATTTCTTTTATAAAACAGATACTAGGACATAGTGGTATAGAAATAACCAGAGAATATATTCACCCTCACTTCATTAGAAATATAAATATAAAGAATAAAGAGAACCTATATGTATTTGAGAAGTTTAAAATAAATACGAATATGTAG
- a CDS encoding LysR family transcriptional regulator translates to MDTKQLVTFVTAAETLNFTKAANMLNFAQSSVTAQIKSLEEELERPLFERLGKRLTLTAAGKEFKVYAERLILLREEAKNAISGNNESSGTLVIGAQESQCTYRLPPILKEFKDLYPDVKLTFKPANSDELAREELMNGLLDVAFIMDVTKPEESLRIQPLIQEEIKLVASPNHPLAKRKEIDPKDIEGETLLLTEMGCSYRTLLENSCSAANIYPLNKFEFVSIEAIKQCVMAGLGITALPTMVVEKDIEAGRMVELSWNHAIPPIFTHIAWHKDKWMTPPLKAFIKLTQNHFTKV, encoded by the coding sequence ATGGATACGAAGCAACTTGTGACATTCGTAACTGCAGCTGAAACGCTTAACTTTACAAAAGCAGCCAACATGCTAAATTTTGCTCAGTCTAGTGTAACTGCGCAAATTAAATCACTGGAAGAAGAGCTAGAGCGTCCTTTGTTTGAACGGTTAGGAAAGCGACTAACGCTAACAGCGGCAGGAAAGGAGTTTAAAGTTTATGCAGAAAGACTCATTCTGTTGAGGGAGGAAGCGAAGAATGCAATCAGTGGAAATAATGAGTCGTCTGGAACACTCGTGATTGGAGCGCAAGAAAGTCAATGTACGTATCGATTGCCGCCTATCTTAAAGGAATTTAAAGACCTTTATCCGGATGTTAAACTCACCTTTAAACCTGCTAATTCAGATGAGTTAGCTCGAGAAGAATTAATGAACGGACTACTTGATGTTGCATTCATAATGGATGTTACAAAACCTGAAGAGTCACTTCGAATACAGCCTCTGATACAAGAAGAGATCAAATTAGTGGCATCACCCAATCATCCGTTGGCGAAAAGGAAAGAGATTGATCCTAAAGATATTGAAGGTGAAACGTTACTGCTTACAGAAATGGGATGCTCTTATCGGACACTCTTAGAAAATTCGTGTTCGGCTGCCAACATCTATCCATTGAATAAGTTTGAATTCGTAAGTATTGAGGCCATCAAGCAATGTGTTATGGCAGGATTAGGAATCACAGCACTCCCAACGATGGTTGTAGAAAAAGACATTGAAGCAGGAAGAATGGTAGAGTTGAGCTGGAATCATGCCATTCCACCAATTTTTACCCACATTGCATGGCATAAGGATAAATGGATGACCCCACCACTGAAAGCTTTTATCAAATTAACTCAGAATCATTTTACTAAGGTTTAA
- a CDS encoding DMT family transporter, with protein MSGQKAKTFNIFYLAYLSLGIIWGTNFLFMKWAAVHISPLQIVFLRVVAGFIPVFLYALVKKQLKFSHFSHVHHFFAMSFLATIVYFYCFAKGTALLNSGIAGALSGAIPIFSTILTFFALKDERVTVKSVLGVIVGVVGVFIIARPWESGASALDVSGVIYMLIGSLSVGASFVYAKKFLSGTNIAPAAITSYQILIAIIILWVFGDLEGISAIQSDSIALTGILIGLGVIGTGLAYIIYYVIVNQLGAVIASTVTYIPPVVSLLIGALLVNELILISDWIAMLIILAGVTTMNKK; from the coding sequence GTGAGCGGACAAAAAGCCAAAACATTCAATATCTTTTACTTAGCATACTTGTCCCTAGGAATCATCTGGGGAACCAATTTTCTATTCATGAAATGGGCTGCCGTTCATATTAGTCCATTGCAAATCGTGTTTTTAAGAGTAGTAGCTGGGTTCATCCCTGTGTTTCTCTATGCCCTCGTAAAGAAACAGTTGAAATTCAGTCACTTCTCCCATGTTCATCATTTCTTTGCGATGTCATTTCTTGCGACGATTGTATACTTTTATTGCTTCGCCAAAGGAACTGCTCTTTTAAATTCTGGGATTGCAGGCGCACTAAGTGGAGCCATTCCAATCTTTTCTACCATCTTGACCTTCTTTGCCTTAAAAGATGAACGGGTGACTGTGAAAAGCGTCCTTGGCGTAATCGTTGGGGTGGTTGGTGTGTTCATCATCGCGAGACCATGGGAAAGTGGAGCTAGTGCACTCGACGTATCAGGGGTGATATATATGCTGATTGGATCGCTTAGTGTTGGAGCATCTTTCGTTTACGCCAAAAAATTTTTATCAGGAACAAACATCGCTCCCGCTGCGATAACGAGCTATCAAATTCTAATCGCTATCATCATTCTTTGGGTCTTTGGAGACCTTGAAGGAATAAGCGCGATTCAATCCGATTCTATCGCGTTGACGGGAATTCTCATAGGGCTTGGCGTGATTGGAACGGGACTTGCTTATATAATCTATTACGTTATTGTAAATCAACTAGGAGCTGTTATAGCATCTACTGTCACCTATATACCACCAGTTGTATCACTACTCATAGGCGCGCTCCTCGTAAATGAACTCATTTTGATCAGCGACTGGATTGCGATGCTAATCATATTAGCAGGCGTCACTACTATGAATAAAAAGTAG
- a CDS encoding GNAT family N-acetyltransferase, with protein sequence MKEIKKSENKFFVGENPDAPLAEIHWVHTGSKQMIVDHTYVSEELRGEGIGEALVERVVSYAREEGKKIIPLCPFTKSRINQHEEYQDVLAENQ encoded by the coding sequence ATGAAGGAAATCAAAAAAAGTGAAAATAAATTTTTCGTTGGTGAAAATCCTGATGCCCCTTTAGCTGAAATTCATTGGGTTCACACCGGTTCCAAACAAATGATAGTGGATCACACTTACGTATCGGAAGAACTAAGAGGGGAAGGGATAGGTGAGGCGCTGGTGGAACGCGTCGTTTCTTATGCACGGGAAGAAGGAAAGAAAATAATTCCCTTGTGTCCTTTTACGAAAAGCCGGATAAATCAGCATGAGGAATATCAGGATGTTCTTGCAGAGAATCAATAA
- a CDS encoding alpha/beta hydrolase, translated as MEYFYSETKKDAPVFILLHGTGGTEKDLVPLAELLNSEYNVLGIRGNVKENGMNRYFKRHGEGKYDWEDLEFRGNELYEFIVEKSIEYNFKLEDAILVGFSNGSNIAIQMMLQQPGTFKKAALFAPLYPADVEDKQDFSDVKVFLSLGKGDPIVPESESERVINLFNERGADVTTAWVSGHSLTQEVALEAKNWLNQ; from the coding sequence ATGGAATATTTTTATAGTGAAACGAAAAAGGATGCACCGGTTTTTATACTTCTCCACGGTACTGGAGGTACAGAAAAAGACCTGGTTCCTCTTGCGGAGTTGCTTAATTCTGAGTATAACGTTTTAGGCATCAGGGGAAACGTGAAGGAAAATGGTATGAATAGATATTTCAAACGTCACGGCGAAGGTAAGTACGACTGGGAGGATCTTGAATTTCGCGGGAATGAACTTTACGAATTCATTGTGGAAAAATCAATTGAGTATAATTTTAAACTGGAGGATGCAATACTTGTCGGCTTCTCGAACGGCTCAAACATCGCAATCCAAATGATGCTTCAGCAACCCGGTACGTTCAAAAAAGCGGCTTTATTCGCACCACTATATCCCGCAGATGTAGAAGACAAACAGGATTTCAGCGACGTAAAAGTATTCTTGTCACTAGGGAAAGGCGATCCAATTGTGCCGGAATCCGAAAGCGAGCGGGTGATTAATCTTTTCAATGAAAGAGGAGCAGATGTTACGACAGCCTGGGTCAGCGGACACAGCCTGACACAAGAAGTTGCCCTGGAAGCGAAAAACTGGTTGAATCAATAA